The genome window AGCCGCAGAAGCCCGATGAAGAAAAACCGGCAATTGACGGCTCCTCTGCCGCCTATTTAGCCGGCTATCCTGACGGCAGCATCAGACCTGATGGCGTCATCACCAGGGCGGAAAGTGCCAAAATCATCGCCCTCTTAAAAGAAATGGATGTTTCCAACACCGAAAAACCGGCCTTTGGCGACGTGGCCTCCGGTTGGTACAATCCTTATATTAACGCAGTGGTTCGGGCGGGATTAATGAAGGGCTACCTTGACGGCACATTTAAGCCGAACGCCCCCATCACCCGGGCAGAATTTGCCCAAATGATCATGCCCTTGGATAAAGAAAATTCCGCGGCGGCGCCCTTTGCCGATGTAAAAGGCCATTGGGCAGAAAAGGCCATCAACCAAGCCTATGGCAACGGAAGAATCAGGGGTTATCCGGATGGGACCTTTAGACCGGATGGACAAATCACCCGGGCAGAAGCCGTCACCATCTGCAACAACCTCTTTAATAGAAAGGTAGATGGAGAAGGGTTAAAGACCACCCTTAAAAATCCGGAAAAAATAAAGACCTTTACCGACCTGGATAAGTCCCACTGGGCCTATTATGAAATCCTAGAAGCAGCCAATGCACATGATTACCAAATAAGGCATAAGGGCCAGATGGTCGAAAACTGGATAGAAGTCAAGTAAAGGCAGAGAAAAGGCCGGGAAGGGTCCCGGCCTTTTTCATATCATCATTCATATCATCAAGGGCAAGTGATCAGGGGAAGCCTGGGGGGATGGGGGACCGCCTGCCCAGGTCGGGAAAAATGGCGGCAAAAGAAAAAGGCCATGAACAGGTCTGTTCATAGCCTTTTCAGTAGAGGGTCTGACCTTATTTTTCAAAGTCTTCCCTGCTCATGCTACGAGTGATCATGCGACAAGGGGCTCTTTTTCTTGGGGCTTATTCGTCCCAGGCTTCCAGCGGGGTGGTGATGCTTTTAATCCGTCCCGAGTGGAATTCCGGGTCTTTGCCGGCCTTGAGCTGGGCCTTGTAGTCCTGGTAGGTTTCCAGGGCAATGCCACCAATTTTTAAAATAACAACCAAGTTGATGATGGCCATGATGCCCATGAAGATATCGCCGAAGTTCCAGACGATGGAAAAATCGCCGACGCTGCCGAGGAAGAGCAGGCAGCAGCAGAGGATCCGAAAGATATTCAGCTGGGTCTTGTTGCCCCCCATAAAGCCGATGTTGGATTCCCCGTAATAGTAGTTGCCGATGATGGAACTGAAGGCAAAGAGGAAAATACAGATGGACAAGAAGGTGATCCCCCAGCTGCCGACCTCATTGGCCAGGGCCTGCTGGGTAATTTCCAAGCCCTGTAAGT of Peptococcus niger contains these proteins:
- a CDS encoding S-layer homology domain-containing protein translates to PQKPDEEKPAIDGSSAAYLAGYPDGSIRPDGVITRAESAKIIALLKEMDVSNTEKPAFGDVASGWYNPYINAVVRAGLMKGYLDGTFKPNAPITRAEFAQMIMPLDKENSAAAPFADVKGHWAEKAINQAYGNGRIRGYPDGTFRPDGQITRAEAVTICNNLFNRKVDGEGLKTTLKNPEKIKTFTDLDKSHWAYYEILEAANAHDYQIRHKGQMVENWIEVK